GCCGCTGGCGGGAAACACGCCCAGGCCGCGCCACAACTGATCCACCGGCTCGAACACCCGGGCGATCAGGGCCCGGGCTGCCGCGTTGCCCTCTGGGCGGCAGGCACGGCCATAGGCGTTCTCCACCCGGCCCTCGCCCCGCTCCAGCTGACGCACGCAGCGCAGCAGCCCCTCCAGCAGATCCACCGGCTCGAAGCCCGTGACCACCACCGGAACGTGGAAGCGTGCGCTGAGCGGCTCCAGCTCCTCGCTGCCCATCACCGCACAGACATGGCCGGCGGCCAGGAAGCCCTGCACGCGGTTGTGCGGGGAGGCCAGCAGGGCCTCCATCGCCGGAGCGATCCGCACGTGGCCCACCAGCAGCGCCAGGTTGCTGCTGCCACAGCACCAGGCCTGATGGGCCAGCAGCGCCGTGGCCGGTGCGGTGGTTTCAAAGCCCACTGCGAAGAACACCACCTGCTGCCCTGGGGAATCGCGGGCGATCGCCAGCGCATCGAGGGGCGAGGTGACGACCCGGACGCAGGCCCCCGCCGCCCGCAGATCCAGCAGGCTGCGGCCATCGGAACCGGGTACCCGCAGCATGTCCCCGTAGGAGCAGAGGATCACCCCCGGGCGGGCTGCCAGCTCCAGGGCGCGATCGATCGTGGCCGCCGGGGTGACGCACACCGGGCAGCCGGGGCCGTGGATCAGCTCCAACCCCTCGGGCAGCAGCCGGTCGAGGCCATGGCGCAGCAGCGCGTGGGTCTGCCCGCCGCAGACCTCCATCAGAGTCCAGGGGCGGCTGATGGCCTGCTGCAACTGCCCCACCAGCTGCTGCACCGCCTCCGGCCGGCGGTAGGGGGCGAGTGGGTTCACCCGGCCCCGGGCGCCGGCAGGGCGGCCAGCTGGCGGTAGTGCTCCCAGCGGGCGTCCACCTGCTGCTGGGCCAGCAGCGCCAGGCGCTCTGCCTGCTCCGGATCGCTGTCGCTGAGGCTGCGAAAGCGGTTCTCGCGGGCCATTGCTTCAGCCACCGGCAGCGAGGGGGTGCGGCAATCGAGCACCAGGGGGTTTAGGCCCGCAGCGCTGCGGCGCGGGTCGTGGCGGTAGAGCAGCCAGCGGCCCGACTCCACGGCCTGCCGTTGCTGGCTCATGCCCTTGGCCATGTCGATGCCGTGGGCGATGCAGTGGGAGTAGGCCAGGATCAGCGAAGGCCCCGCAAACGCCTCGGCCTCCAGGAAGGCCCGCAGGGTGTGCTCGTCGCGGGCGCCCATCGCCACGCTGGCCACGTAGACGTTGCCATAGCTCATCGCCATCAGGCCCAGATCCTTCTTGGCGGTGCGCTTGCCGCCACTGGCGAACTTGGCGACGGCACCGATCGGGGTGGCCTTCGACATCTGCCCGCCGGTGTTGGAGTAGAGCTCGGTGTCGAGCACCAGCAGGTTCACGTCCTGGCCGCTGGCGAGCACCTGGTCGATACCGCCCGCGTCGATGTCGTAGGCCCAGCCGTCGCCGCCGATCATCCACACGCTGCGCTTGGTCAGATCGTCGGCCAGGGCGAGCAGCGCCTCGATCTCCGCCTGCCGCTCCGGCTCTTGCTGCCCTTGCACCTGTCCCTGCTCCAGCCGCCGGCGCAGCTCCACAACCCGCTGCCGCTGCTCGAAGATCCCCGCTTCCCCGCTCTGATCCGCCTGGATCAGCGCCTGCGCCAGCTCCGGCGGCACCGGCGCCTCGCTGCCCCCGTCGCCGGGTTCGGCCAGGCGACGCAGCAGGCGCACGGCGGTGGTGTGCCGCTGGTCGTAGGCCACGCGGAAGCCCAGCCCGAACTCGGCGTTGTCTTCGAACAGGGAGTTGGACCAGGCCGGCCCGCGGCCGTCGCCGTTGCAGCTCCAGGGGGTGGTGGGCAGGTTGCCGCCATAGATCGACGAGCAGCCGGTGGCGTTGGCCACCACCATCCGGTCGCCGAACAGCTGGGTGGCGAGCTTGATGTACGGCGTTTCGCCGCAGCCGGCGCAGGCGCCGGAAAATTCGAACAGCGGCTCCTGCAGCTGCTGCTGGCCGATGTGGCGCAGGTTCAGCTGGCTGCGCTCGGTGTCGGGCAGTTGCAGGAAGAACTCCCAGGCGCCGCGGGCCTGCTCGCGCAGCGGCCGCTGCGGCGCCATGTTGATGGCCTTGTGGCTGGGCGTGTCCCGCTCGCGTGCCGGGCAGACCTCTACGCAGAGGGCGCAGCCGGTGCAGTCCTCAACCGCCACCTGCAGGGTGAAGCGATTGGCGCTGCCGTGCGGTTCGCGGGCCGGTGCGCTCAGGAAGCCCTGCGGTGCCGCCGCCAGCGCGGCTGGCTCCACCACCTTGGCGCGGATCACGGCATGGGGGCACACCATCACGCATTTGCCGCACTGCACGCACAGCTGCTCCGCCCAGACCGGCACGCTGTCGGCGATGTTGCGCTTCTCCCAGCGGGCGGTGCCGCAGGGGTAGGTGCCATCGGCGGGCAGGGCACTCACCGGCAGCCGGTCGCCCTGACGGGCCAGCTGGGGCACGATCACGCTGCGCACGAAGGTGGGGGCGGCGGCGAAGCGATCGGCCTCCGGCTCTGGTGGGCCGGCTGGGTCCTCCGCTGGAATCGGCACCGGCAGCAGCCGTGCCAGGGCGGCATCGACGGCCTGCAGGTTGCGCTGCACCACCGGCTCTCCCTTGTGGCCGTAGCTGTGGCGGATCGCGACGCGGATCGCGTCCAGTGCCTGCTCCAGCGGCATCACCCCGGCGAGCGAGAAGAAGCAGGTCTGCATCACGGTGTTGATGCGCCCGCCCAGCTCGAAGTCGCGCGCGATCGCGGCGGCATGGATGGCGAACACGCGCAGCTGCCTGGCGCGGATCTGGGCGCGCACCGCCGCCGGCAGCAGCTCCCAGATCTGCCCGGCCTCCCAGGGGCTGTTCAGCAGCAGGGTGGCGCCGGGGCGCGCCGTGCTCAGCAGGTCGAAGCGGCTGAGGAAATCCCACTGGTGGCAAGCCACCAGATCGGCCCGCCCCACCAGGTGGGTGGCGTGGATCGGCCGTGGGCCGAAGCGCAGATGCGACTCCGTGACCGAACCGGATTTCTTCGAGTCGTAGACGAAGTAGCCCTGGGCGTGCAGGTCCGTGCCTGCGCCGATGATCTTGATCGTGTTCTTGCTGGCGCCCACGCTGCCGTCGGCGCCGAGCCCGTAGATCACGGCCTGGAATTCCCCCTCCGTTTCGGCGCGGAAGCTGGTGTCCACCGGCAGGGAGCGGTGGGTGAGGTCGTCCTCGATGCCGACGCTGAAGGAATGGGGCGCCGCGTGGCCGCGCAGGGCCTCCAGCACCGCCTTCACCATCGCCGGGTTGAACTCCTTGGAGGCCAGGCCGTAGCGCCCGCCCACCACCCGGGGCTGCGGTCTGGCGTCGGTGGCGGCCGTCCGCCCCCAGCAGCGCCGCACCGCATCGCTCACGTCGAGGTAGAGCGGGTCGCCGCCGGCGCCCGGTTCCTTGCAGCGATCCAGCACGGCGATCGCGCGCACGCTGGCCGGCAGCGCCGCCACCAGCCGCTCGGCGCTGAACGGCCGGTAGAGCCGCACCTTCAGCACCCCCACCCGCTCGCCGCTGGCGATGAGGGCATCGACCGTGAGCTGGGCCGTCTCGCAGCCTGAGCCCATCAGCACCAGCACCCGCTCCGCCAGCGGATCGCCGTGATACTCGAACAGCCGGTAGGCGCGCCCGGTGAGCGCGGCGAAGCGGTCCATCGCCTGCTGCACCAGCGCCGGGGCGGCGTCGTGAAAGGGATTGGCCGCTTCACGGGCCTGAAAGGCCACGTCCGGGTTGTGGCTGGTGCCGCGGATCACGGGATGGTCGGGGCTCAGCCCCCGGGCGCGGTGGGCGGCGATCAGCCCCGCCGGAATCAGGGCGGCGAGGGTCGCGTCAGACAGCGGCGCCACCGTGTGCAGCTCGTGGGAGGTGCGAAAGCCGTCGAAGAAATGCAGGAAGGGCAGGCGGGCGTTCAGGCTGGCCAGGGTGGCGATGGCGGCGAAGTCGCCGGCCTCCTGCACCGACGCCGAGCAGAGCAGGGCGCAGCCGCTGCCGCGGGTGGCCATCACGTCGCTGTGGTCCCCGAAGATCGAGAGCGCCTGGCCCGCCAGGGCCCGGGCGGCCACGTGCACCACCGTGCTGGTGAGTTCACCGGCGATCTTGTAGAGGTTGGGCAGCATCAGCAGCAGCCCCTGGGACGCCGTGAAGGTGGTGGCGAGCGCTCCGGCCTGCAGGGCGCCATGCAGCACCCCGGCGGCGCCCCCCTCGCTCTGCATCTCCACCACGGTGGGCACGCTGCCCCAGAGGTTGGGGCGGCCGGCCGCGGCCCAGCCATCGGCCCATTCCCCCATCGGCGTGGCCGGGGTGATCGGGTAGATCGCCATCACCTCATTCAGCCGGTAGGCCACGCGCGCCACCGCTTCATTGCCATCGACGGTGATGCGGCCATCGGCGCGGGAGGGGCTCATGACTCCACCACCACGCTGAGCGCGAAACCCACGTGCACCAGCAGCAGATCGCCGGGGCGGGCCTCCGGCACGCAGGCCAGGCTCACCTCCCGTTGCACGCCGGAGAACTCCACCACCCCCACCCGCCAGAGCGCGTCGTCGTTGTCTTCGCCGTCGCCGCCAGCGTCCGGCGCGAGGTCGGCCGGGCGGCGGTGCTCGATCCGGATCAGCTCACCCGGCACAGCCAGACACATCACGCTCCTCCGCCGCCAGCGGCGGCCTCCGCAGGGCCTGCCTCTCCTCTATAGGGCGAGAAGCGGCGCCTGAACCCCCGGCTCTGTGCCTTCCTCACATGCCGACCAGGCCAGCGCCAGCAGCTGGCCGAGGGCCAGGCCGCCGTCGTTGCAGGGCACCCGCTGGGGCCACACCGCTTCAACGCCGGCCGCCGCCAGCGCCGTCACGGTCAGTTCCAACAGCAGGCGGTTCTGGAAGCAGCCGCCGCTCAGCAGCAGGCGGTGCAGCTGCAACCGCTGCGCCAGCTCCACCAGCAGGGCCGCCAGGGCGCGGTGAAAGGCCAGC
Above is a window of Synechococcus sp. MW101C3 DNA encoding:
- the nifJ gene encoding pyruvate:ferredoxin (flavodoxin) oxidoreductase, whose amino-acid sequence is MSPSRADGRITVDGNEAVARVAYRLNEVMAIYPITPATPMGEWADGWAAAGRPNLWGSVPTVVEMQSEGGAAGVLHGALQAGALATTFTASQGLLLMLPNLYKIAGELTSTVVHVAARALAGQALSIFGDHSDVMATRGSGCALLCSASVQEAGDFAAIATLASLNARLPFLHFFDGFRTSHELHTVAPLSDATLAALIPAGLIAAHRARGLSPDHPVIRGTSHNPDVAFQAREAANPFHDAAPALVQQAMDRFAALTGRAYRLFEYHGDPLAERVLVLMGSGCETAQLTVDALIASGERVGVLKVRLYRPFSAERLVAALPASVRAIAVLDRCKEPGAGGDPLYLDVSDAVRRCWGRTAATDARPQPRVVGGRYGLASKEFNPAMVKAVLEALRGHAAPHSFSVGIEDDLTHRSLPVDTSFRAETEGEFQAVIYGLGADGSVGASKNTIKIIGAGTDLHAQGYFVYDSKKSGSVTESHLRFGPRPIHATHLVGRADLVACHQWDFLSRFDLLSTARPGATLLLNSPWEAGQIWELLPAAVRAQIRARQLRVFAIHAAAIARDFELGGRINTVMQTCFFSLAGVMPLEQALDAIRVAIRHSYGHKGEPVVQRNLQAVDAALARLLPVPIPAEDPAGPPEPEADRFAAAPTFVRSVIVPQLARQGDRLPVSALPADGTYPCGTARWEKRNIADSVPVWAEQLCVQCGKCVMVCPHAVIRAKVVEPAALAAAPQGFLSAPAREPHGSANRFTLQVAVEDCTGCALCVEVCPARERDTPSHKAINMAPQRPLREQARGAWEFFLQLPDTERSQLNLRHIGQQQLQEPLFEFSGACAGCGETPYIKLATQLFGDRMVVANATGCSSIYGGNLPTTPWSCNGDGRGPAWSNSLFEDNAEFGLGFRVAYDQRHTTAVRLLRRLAEPGDGGSEAPVPPELAQALIQADQSGEAGIFEQRQRVVELRRRLEQGQVQGQQEPERQAEIEALLALADDLTKRSVWMIGGDGWAYDIDAGGIDQVLASGQDVNLLVLDTELYSNTGGQMSKATPIGAVAKFASGGKRTAKKDLGLMAMSYGNVYVASVAMGARDEHTLRAFLEAEAFAGPSLILAYSHCIAHGIDMAKGMSQQRQAVESGRWLLYRHDPRRSAAGLNPLVLDCRTPSLPVAEAMARENRFRSLSDSDPEQAERLALLAQQQVDARWEHYRQLAALPAPGAG
- the hypD gene encoding hydrogenase formation protein HypD; the encoded protein is MNPLAPYRRPEAVQQLVGQLQQAISRPWTLMEVCGGQTHALLRHGLDRLLPEGLELIHGPGCPVCVTPAATIDRALELAARPGVILCSYGDMLRVPGSDGRSLLDLRAAGACVRVVTSPLDALAIARDSPGQQVVFFAVGFETTAPATALLAHQAWCCGSSNLALLVGHVRIAPAMEALLASPHNRVQGFLAAGHVCAVMGSEELEPLSARFHVPVVVTGFEPVDLLEGLLRCVRQLERGEGRVENAYGRACRPEGNAAARALIARVFEPVDQLWRGLGVFPASGLRLRPPYAALDAARLPGQATEHRPGPDAAAACISGQVLQGLARPTACPAFGRTCTPERPLGAPMVSSEGACAAYWHHGDRAENSAAARPLVRAAEASSLSDKAEP
- a CDS encoding HypC/HybG/HupF family hydrogenase formation chaperone, with the protein product MCLAVPGELIRIEHRRPADLAPDAGGDGEDNDDALWRVGVVEFSGVQREVSLACVPEARPGDLLLVHVGFALSVVVES